In a genomic window of Croceibacterium sp. TMG7-5b_MA50:
- a CDS encoding acyltransferase, whose product MRTKRAGGGELVGIQYLRALAALMVVVFHLDLQVPAFGVTPSLPVGLAGGVDIFFVISGAIMWITTDGRPQTPGRFMFRRIVRVVPLYWAVTLFTAAVALIAPGLLRTSRLDDVHLIASLLFVPWPNPTVPGLYPLVVPGWTLNYEMAFYLLFALALPLSGRGRALAVAAALLAAVALGRMVDTAPLSALAFYTAPLVLEFGCGVLLGWMWTRTGWLARIAPPVAALLVVAGLATMLILPEAVGGRFLYWGLPATAIMTGTLALEARERLPRWRLPLLLGTVSYSLYLTHPIVLSAATRAWQVTGWTGMAGLLFYGAVTLVACCGAAIATWRLVEVPTMWLMRRNPPVAARTNLVSGPLEPPS is encoded by the coding sequence ATGCGCACGAAGCGGGCCGGCGGGGGCGAACTGGTCGGAATACAATATCTGCGGGCACTGGCGGCGCTGATGGTGGTGGTGTTCCACCTGGACCTGCAGGTGCCGGCATTCGGCGTCACACCGTCTTTGCCGGTTGGACTGGCGGGCGGCGTGGACATCTTCTTCGTCATAAGCGGCGCGATCATGTGGATCACCACGGACGGGCGGCCGCAGACGCCGGGGCGGTTCATGTTCCGCCGGATCGTGCGCGTGGTGCCGTTGTACTGGGCGGTGACCTTGTTCACCGCGGCGGTGGCGCTGATCGCCCCTGGCCTGCTGCGGACCAGCCGGCTGGATGATGTCCACCTGATCGCATCGCTGCTGTTCGTGCCGTGGCCCAACCCGACGGTGCCGGGGCTGTATCCGCTGGTGGTGCCCGGCTGGACGCTGAATTACGAAATGGCGTTCTACTTGCTGTTCGCGCTGGCTTTGCCGCTGTCGGGGCGGGGGCGGGCACTGGCGGTGGCGGCGGCGCTGCTGGCGGCGGTCGCGCTGGGCCGGATGGTCGATACGGCGCCCTTGTCGGCGCTGGCCTTCTACACCGCGCCGCTGGTGCTGGAATTCGGCTGCGGCGTCCTGCTGGGCTGGATGTGGACGCGCACCGGGTGGCTGGCGCGCATCGCCCCGCCGGTCGCCGCCCTGCTGGTGGTCGCCGGCCTGGCGACGATGCTGATCCTGCCGGAAGCGGTCGGCGGCAGGTTCCTCTATTGGGGCCTGCCCGCGACCGCGATCATGACCGGGACGCTGGCGCTGGAAGCGCGCGAGCGACTGCCGCGGTGGCGACTGCCGCTGCTGCTGGGGACGGTGTCGTATTCCCTGTACCTGACCCATCCCATCGTCCTGTCCGCCGCGACCCGCGCATGGCAGGTGACGGGCTGGACCGGTATGGCCGGCCTGCTCTTCTATGGTGCGGTCACGCTGGTTGCATGCTGCGGCGCGGCCATCGCGACATGGCGGCTGGTGGAGGTGCCGACGATGTGGCTGATGCGGCGCAACCCGCCGGTGGCCGCGCGCACCAACCTCGTCTCCGGCCCGCTCGAGCCGCCCTCTTGA
- a CDS encoding polysaccharide biosynthesis/export family protein, translating to MRLLICMLALLVGACASVDTATIASGPRYTDQQMDENYPLGVGDKVRLTVYREENLSGEFPVGPAGTISVPLIGTVPVTGESADAVAEAIRMRLADGYLKDPRVNVELVQLRPYFILGEVSDPGRYEYASGLTALNAIATAGGFTPRSEKRVLYIRAAGTEGEQAYRLTADLRIRPGDTLRVGERLF from the coding sequence GTGCGCTTGCTGATCTGCATGCTGGCCCTGCTGGTCGGCGCCTGCGCTTCCGTCGACACTGCGACCATCGCTAGCGGACCGCGCTATACCGATCAGCAGATGGACGAGAACTACCCGTTGGGCGTGGGCGACAAGGTTCGCCTGACCGTCTACCGGGAAGAGAACCTGTCGGGCGAATTCCCCGTCGGCCCGGCCGGCACGATCTCCGTGCCGCTGATCGGCACGGTGCCGGTGACCGGCGAAAGCGCGGATGCGGTCGCGGAAGCGATCCGGATGCGCCTTGCCGACGGCTACCTCAAGGATCCGCGCGTCAATGTGGAGCTGGTGCAGCTGCGCCCCTATTTCATCCTGGGCGAGGTGAGCGATCCTGGCCGCTATGAATATGCCTCCGGCCTGACGGCGCTGAACGCCATCGCCACCGCCGGAGGCTTCACCCCCCGGTCGGAGAAGCGCGTCCTGTATATCCGGGCGGCCGGGACCGAAGGGGAACAGGCCTATCGCCTGACCGCGGACTTGCGCATCCGGCCGGGTGACACGCTGCGCGTCGGCGAGCGGCTGTTCTGA
- a CDS encoding outer membrane beta-barrel protein, whose translation MPRLSGPRKPALVAALLAGCALQPGTAYGQIAVPGQDGILIQPVLPFDYDQDRNTSLRQQIQLDYGGIGLRSGTVLISPRVTVGGGASDNPLLLPGDNPGDVYGRVTSAVDVRSDWARHRIGLSGSAVLTRFAEVERLNRTEWDLGADGRLDVGDYASVTAEARLSRVQEDPFVSGLDSSVAILSRYRRAFGALRGTRQFGRTRITATAAIEDFTFADLTQSDGTVISQDARDRHEQTYAAQLEYAFSPGLVAYAQGSYRATGFDLPGTPLRPVRDGSGWRLLAGANADLPGRLRGTLAAGFTRRTFNDPQFQPVSGFSAQGEVTWFANPLTNVTLSARRLLQEPPLAGGDIFFENSARLTLERRARRALLLGLSGYLGQVDYVRSPVSFNVRQATASAEYFAPRWFDVRLSASWTRREGSQATINADMRELAANLTLTFHP comes from the coding sequence ATGCCGCGCCTGTCAGGTCCGCGAAAGCCTGCCCTTGTCGCGGCACTGCTGGCCGGGTGCGCCCTCCAGCCCGGTACGGCGTACGGGCAGATTGCGGTGCCGGGGCAGGACGGCATCCTGATCCAGCCGGTGCTGCCGTTCGATTACGACCAGGACCGCAACACCTCCCTGCGGCAGCAGATCCAGCTCGATTATGGCGGCATCGGCCTGCGCAGCGGCACGGTGCTGATCTCCCCACGCGTCACGGTGGGCGGGGGCGCATCGGATAACCCGCTGCTGTTGCCCGGCGACAATCCGGGCGATGTCTATGGCCGGGTGACCTCCGCCGTGGATGTACGCAGCGACTGGGCCCGCCACCGGATCGGCCTGTCCGGCAGCGCCGTGCTGACCCGCTTTGCCGAGGTCGAGCGGCTGAACCGTACCGAGTGGGACCTGGGCGCCGATGGCCGCCTGGACGTGGGCGATTATGCCAGCGTCACGGCGGAGGCGCGGCTGTCCCGCGTGCAGGAGGATCCGTTCGTCAGCGGGCTTGATTCATCCGTCGCCATCCTTTCCCGCTACCGCCGGGCGTTCGGCGCGCTGCGCGGCACCCGGCAGTTCGGCCGCACCCGGATCACCGCCACCGCCGCCATCGAGGATTTCACCTTTGCCGACCTGACCCAGTCGGACGGCACGGTCATCAGCCAGGATGCGCGCGACCGGCACGAACAGACCTACGCCGCGCAGCTCGAATACGCCTTCTCCCCCGGTCTCGTCGCTTATGCGCAGGGCAGCTATCGGGCGACCGGCTTCGACCTGCCGGGCACGCCGCTCCGCCCCGTGCGCGACGGATCGGGCTGGCGCCTGCTGGCAGGGGCCAATGCCGACCTGCCCGGCCGCCTGCGGGGCACGCTGGCCGCCGGCTTTACCCGCCGCACCTTCAACGATCCGCAGTTCCAGCCTGTTTCCGGCTTCTCCGCGCAAGGGGAGGTCACCTGGTTCGCCAACCCGCTGACCAACGTGACCCTGTCAGCCCGTCGGCTGCTGCAGGAACCGCCGTTGGCCGGCGGCGACATCTTCTTCGAGAACAGCGCCCGGCTGACGCTGGAACGCCGCGCGCGCCGCGCCCTGCTGCTGGGGCTCAGCGGCTATCTGGGGCAGGTGGACTATGTCCGCTCCCCCGTGTCGTTCAACGTGCGGCAGGCCACCGCCAGCGCCGAATATTTCGCCCCCCGCTGGTTCGACGTGCGGCTCTCCGCCAGCTGGACGCGGCGTGAGGGATCGCAGGCGACGATCAACGCCGACATGCGCGAACTCGCCGCAAACCTGACCCTCACCTTCCATCCTTGA
- a CDS encoding AAA family ATPase codes for MATQSIDNTAAERPRRGGGRTVAGVIGGLGSALRRRWRLVLGVAAAIFIAALVAITLMRSDYQATARIRVDPTLNPMEQEGAQSLLNAEAIETETGLMSSRALAEAVVRDLELYRDPEFAGDDALQAGEPSADLVSRTVNAVRRKTAIGRDQLSYIISLSFTAKDAEKAARIANAMVETYIDLRVQSSSGSSERQAEFFRARLGELAGQVNAAESRLADYRASTGLPQTSEIGTVADQQIATLSGQLAAAEADAAAARSNASVASQQLSGGNVDAVAAVQGSNVIRDLRAQRATILRERDEIETRYDSRHPEAIRVRDQLAGIDRQILDEGQRVVTSLQAQARAADAEVGALRSRMGALEGQRASNTRNTADAERLERDAASARAQYDRMNELSLESTQSTGAAIAQVEVVDSAQPPVSADGPPRSVLLALAAIVALAGGIGSALAVEMAQGGLRTTGDMEEVLGLRLLASLPFVGKRPGRWHQRTGPDPADTISAGTATLYTEAVRNLRASISRAGGGRGKVVGFTSAIPGEAKTETALSYARLLAVNSASVLLIDCDLRNGRLSRRLPHRPEHGLVELLNGEATFDGIVSADKGSDLAILPVAAAHFTSQDLFDGDAMEQLLTLARQRYDYVVLDLPPVLAVADARTIARHADGVCVVIRWGHTKPAATMQAVDQLHDDGVNVLGGAFTMVDPDAEVMAGGYFTGALYRRYFA; via the coding sequence ATGGCCACGCAGAGCATCGACAATACCGCAGCGGAGCGCCCCCGGCGCGGCGGCGGGCGCACGGTCGCCGGAGTGATCGGTGGCCTGGGCAGCGCGCTGCGCCGGCGCTGGCGGCTGGTGCTGGGGGTCGCGGCGGCGATCTTCATCGCCGCGCTGGTGGCGATCACACTGATGCGGTCCGACTACCAGGCCACCGCGCGCATCCGCGTCGACCCGACGCTGAACCCCATGGAACAGGAAGGCGCACAGAGCCTGCTGAACGCGGAAGCGATCGAGACGGAGACCGGCCTCATGTCCTCCCGCGCGCTGGCGGAGGCGGTGGTGCGCGACCTGGAGCTGTACCGCGATCCCGAATTCGCCGGCGACGATGCGCTGCAGGCGGGGGAGCCTTCCGCCGACCTCGTGTCCCGCACTGTCAATGCGGTGCGTCGCAAAACCGCGATCGGCCGCGACCAGCTGTCCTACATCATCTCGCTGTCCTTCACCGCGAAGGATGCAGAAAAGGCGGCGCGCATCGCCAACGCCATGGTCGAGACCTATATCGACTTGCGCGTGCAATCGAGCAGCGGATCGTCCGAACGGCAGGCGGAATTCTTCCGGGCGCGCCTGGGTGAGCTGGCGGGACAGGTGAACGCGGCCGAATCGCGCCTGGCCGATTACCGGGCCAGCACCGGCCTGCCGCAGACCAGCGAGATCGGGACCGTCGCCGACCAGCAGATCGCCACCTTGTCGGGCCAGCTCGCCGCGGCAGAGGCGGATGCCGCCGCCGCGCGCAGCAATGCCTCTGTCGCCAGCCAGCAATTGTCCGGCGGCAATGTCGATGCGGTCGCCGCGGTGCAGGGCTCCAACGTGATCCGCGACCTGCGCGCCCAGCGCGCGACGATCCTGCGAGAACGCGACGAGATCGAGACCCGGTACGACAGCCGCCATCCGGAGGCGATCCGCGTGCGCGACCAGCTGGCGGGCATCGACCGGCAGATCCTGGACGAAGGGCAGCGCGTTGTAACCTCGTTGCAGGCGCAGGCGCGTGCCGCCGATGCGGAAGTCGGCGCCTTGCGTTCGCGGATGGGCGCGCTGGAAGGGCAGCGCGCCAGCAACACCCGCAACACCGCGGATGCGGAACGGCTGGAGCGGGACGCGGCCAGTGCCCGCGCACAATATGACCGCATGAACGAGCTGTCGCTGGAAAGCACCCAGTCCACTGGCGCCGCTATCGCGCAGGTGGAGGTGGTGGATTCCGCGCAGCCGCCGGTCAGCGCCGATGGCCCGCCCCGTTCCGTCCTGCTGGCGCTTGCCGCGATCGTCGCGCTGGCGGGCGGCATCGGCAGCGCCTTGGCGGTGGAGATGGCGCAAGGGGGCCTGCGCACGACCGGCGACATGGAGGAGGTGCTGGGCCTCCGCCTGCTCGCCTCCCTCCCCTTCGTCGGCAAGCGCCCCGGCCGCTGGCACCAGCGCACCGGCCCCGATCCGGCCGACACCATCTCCGCCGGCACGGCGACCCTGTATACGGAGGCGGTGCGGAACCTGCGCGCCTCCATCTCCCGCGCCGGGGGCGGCCGCGGCAAGGTCGTCGGCTTCACCTCCGCCATCCCGGGGGAGGCCAAGACGGAGACGGCGCTGTCCTATGCCAGGCTGCTGGCGGTCAATTCGGCATCCGTGCTGCTGATCGACTGCGACCTGCGCAATGGCCGCCTGTCCCGCCGCCTGCCGCACCGGCCGGAACACGGCCTGGTGGAGCTGCTGAACGGGGAGGCGACGTTCGACGGGATCGTGTCGGCCGACAAGGGCTCCGACCTTGCGATCCTGCCCGTCGCCGCGGCGCACTTCACCTCGCAGGACCTGTTCGACGGTGACGCCATGGAGCAGCTGCTGACCTTGGCGCGCCAGCGCTACGACTATGTCGTGCTGGACCTGCCGCCGGTGCTGGCCGTGGCCGATGCGCGCACCATTGCCCGCCATGCGGACGGCGTGTGCGTGGTGATCCGCTGGGGCCATACCAAGCCGGCCGCGACCATGCAGGCGGTCGACCAGTTGCACGATGACGGCGTAAACGTACTGGGCGGCGCCTTCACCATGGTCGATCCCGATGCGGAGGTGATGGCCGGCGGCTATTTCACCGGCGCGCTCTACCGCCGCTACTTCGCCTGA
- a CDS encoding peptide MFS transporter encodes MTTVEATPDLSIADHADRAFLGHPKGLAYLAFTEAWERFSYYGMQALLVLYMTKELLLPGHRENVALFEPFQRLYGGLEGQALASAIFGTYAASVYLTPILGGLLADRVLGKRRTVLAGAIIMAAGHFLMAFELTFLFALACLVIGCGLFKGNIASQVGALYQPGDLRRADAFQIFYLGINAGVIASPLVVGTLGETVGWHWGFGAAGVGMLIGLAIYVAGQKYLPVEHFAPQRGRDATTAQESDGDGPARLTRADWPALLAVLLLIPVMAVAIVPNNQIFNAYLIWGDRDFDLTFFGTRLPTTWLVTLDAIVSVSFLALVALFWRWWGRTRREPDELTKMIIGSAFSIGGMLCLWAAAATTPAGEKIGLAWPVAFHLVNSIGFAHLLPVSLALFARLAPAALNATVIGLYYLAFFSGNALVGRVGTWFETMPVERFWLLHAGFAAASGIVFVLFKLLVAPRLIGASPAQAK; translated from the coding sequence ATGACCACAGTCGAAGCCACGCCCGACCTTTCCATCGCGGACCATGCCGACCGCGCCTTCCTCGGCCATCCCAAGGGCCTCGCCTATCTCGCCTTCACCGAGGCGTGGGAGCGGTTCTCCTACTACGGCATGCAGGCTCTGCTGGTGCTGTACATGACGAAGGAGCTGCTGCTGCCCGGGCATCGGGAGAATGTGGCGTTGTTCGAGCCGTTCCAGCGGCTGTATGGCGGGCTGGAGGGGCAGGCGCTCGCCTCCGCCATCTTCGGCACCTATGCGGCCAGCGTCTATCTCACCCCGATCCTGGGCGGGTTGCTGGCCGACCGGGTGCTGGGGAAGCGCCGCACGGTGCTGGCGGGCGCGATCATCATGGCGGCCGGGCACTTCCTGATGGCGTTCGAACTGACCTTCCTGTTCGCGCTCGCCTGCCTTGTCATCGGTTGCGGGCTGTTCAAGGGGAACATCGCCAGCCAGGTGGGCGCGCTGTACCAGCCGGGTGATCTCCGGCGCGCGGATGCGTTCCAGATCTTCTATCTCGGCATCAATGCGGGCGTCATCGCCTCGCCGCTGGTGGTGGGCACGCTGGGGGAGACGGTCGGCTGGCACTGGGGCTTTGGCGCGGCGGGCGTCGGCATGCTGATCGGCCTCGCCATCTATGTCGCCGGGCAGAAGTACCTGCCGGTGGAGCACTTCGCCCCCCAGCGCGGCCGCGACGCGACCACCGCGCAGGAGAGCGATGGCGACGGCCCGGCCCGGCTGACGCGTGCCGACTGGCCCGCGCTGCTGGCGGTGCTGCTGCTGATCCCGGTGATGGCGGTGGCGATCGTGCCCAACAACCAAATCTTCAACGCCTACCTGATCTGGGGCGACCGCGACTTCGATCTTACCTTCTTCGGCACCCGGCTGCCGACCACCTGGCTGGTGACGCTGGACGCGATCGTGTCGGTCAGCTTCCTCGCCCTCGTGGCGCTGTTCTGGCGCTGGTGGGGTCGCACCCGGCGGGAACCGGACGAGTTGACCAAGATGATCATCGGCTCGGCCTTCTCGATCGGGGGCATGCTGTGCCTGTGGGCGGCGGCGGCGACCACGCCCGCGGGGGAGAAGATCGGCCTCGCCTGGCCGGTCGCGTTCCACCTGGTGAACTCGATCGGGTTCGCGCACCTGCTGCCCGTCAGCCTGGCGCTGTTCGCGCGGCTGGCCCCGGCGGCGTTGAACGCCACGGTGATCGGGCTGTACTACCTCGCCTTCTTCAGCGGCAATGCGCTGGTCGGGCGCGTCGGCACCTGGTTCGAAACGATGCCGGTGGAACGCTTCTGGCTGCTCCACGCCGGCTTCGCCGCGGCGTCCGGCATCGTGTTCGTGCTGTTCAAGCTGCTGGTGGCGCCCCGCCTGATCGGGGCGTCACCGGCTCAGGCGAAGTAG
- the der gene encoding ribosome biogenesis GTPase Der — protein MSKPLPQVVIIGRPNVGKSTLFNRLVGKKLALVDDQPGVTRDRRLGDVTLLGLKFQAVDTAGWEDEDEASLPGRMRAQTEVSLKGAQGAMFVIDARVGVTPLDEEIARWLREQSVPVVLVANKAEGRSGDNGILEAYSLGLGEPVPLSAEHGEGVADLFEALQPIVEGWEAPDLAEPGEDADPAAPLQLAIVGRPNAGKSTLINRLLGEDRLLTGPEAGITRDSIAVDWQWHDRAAGVTRQVKLVDTAGMRKKAKVDDKLEKLSVADARRAVDFAEVVVLLLDATRGLEVQDLKIASMVIEEGRALIVAINKWDIAEDASGLFNGIRAALEEGLAQLRGVPLVAVSAMTGKGTDQLLQAAFKVREDWSRRVSTAGLNRWFDAAMEANPPPAPGGKRIKLRYITQVGTRPPRFVIFGTRLSELPTSYERYLVNGIRKELGFGAVPVRLSLRSPKNPFAED, from the coding sequence ATGTCCAAGCCCCTGCCGCAAGTGGTGATCATCGGCCGACCCAATGTCGGCAAGTCCACCCTGTTCAACCGCCTGGTCGGCAAGAAGCTGGCGCTGGTCGACGACCAGCCCGGCGTCACGCGCGACCGGCGGCTGGGCGATGTCACCCTGCTGGGCCTGAAGTTCCAGGCGGTCGACACCGCCGGGTGGGAGGATGAGGACGAGGCATCGCTGCCCGGCCGGATGCGCGCGCAGACGGAGGTCAGCCTGAAGGGCGCGCAGGGCGCCATGTTCGTGATCGATGCACGCGTGGGCGTGACCCCGCTGGACGAGGAGATCGCCCGCTGGCTGCGCGAACAGAGCGTGCCGGTGGTGCTCGTCGCCAACAAGGCGGAGGGGCGCAGCGGCGATAACGGCATCCTCGAAGCCTATTCGCTGGGCCTGGGCGAACCCGTGCCGCTTTCGGCCGAACACGGCGAAGGCGTCGCCGACCTGTTCGAGGCGCTGCAGCCCATCGTGGAAGGGTGGGAGGCGCCCGACCTTGCCGAGCCGGGCGAGGACGCCGATCCCGCCGCTCCGCTGCAGCTCGCCATCGTGGGCCGGCCCAACGCGGGCAAGAGCACGCTGATCAACCGGCTGCTGGGTGAAGATCGCCTGCTGACCGGGCCGGAGGCGGGCATCACCCGCGATTCCATCGCGGTCGACTGGCAATGGCACGACCGCGCCGCCGGCGTGACGCGCCAGGTCAAGCTGGTCGACACCGCCGGCATGCGCAAGAAGGCCAAGGTCGACGACAAGCTGGAGAAGCTGAGCGTCGCCGATGCCCGCCGCGCGGTCGATTTCGCGGAGGTCGTGGTCCTGCTGCTCGATGCGACCAGGGGCCTCGAGGTGCAGGACCTGAAGATCGCCAGCATGGTGATCGAGGAAGGCCGCGCGCTGATCGTCGCCATCAACAAGTGGGACATCGCGGAGGATGCGAGCGGCCTGTTCAACGGCATCCGCGCCGCGCTGGAGGAAGGCCTCGCACAATTGCGCGGCGTGCCGTTGGTGGCCGTCAGCGCGATGACGGGCAAGGGCACCGACCAGCTGCTGCAGGCCGCCTTCAAGGTGCGCGAGGACTGGAGCCGGCGCGTCTCCACCGCCGGGCTCAACCGCTGGTTCGACGCCGCGATGGAGGCGAACCCGCCGCCCGCGCCCGGCGGCAAGCGGATCAAGCTGCGCTACATCACCCAGGTCGGCACCCGCCCACCGCGCTTCGTGATCTTTGGCACAAGGCTCTCCGAGCTGCCGACGAGCTACGAACGCTACCTCGTGAACGGCATCCGCAAGGAACTGGGCTTTGGCGCGGTGCCCGTGCGCCTGTCGCTGCGCAGCCCGAAGAACCCCTTTGCGGAGGATTGA
- a CDS encoding VOC family protein — translation MVRYLHTMIRVTDPDATIAFFNLLGLEEVKRTESEKGRFTLIFLAAPGQKDVAEVELTYNWPPEDGSPAEQYTGGRNFGHLAYRVANVYETCQRLMDAGHTINRPPRDGHMAFARTPDGISIEILQEGEHLAPAEPWASMPNTGEW, via the coding sequence ATGGTTCGATACCTCCACACCATGATCCGCGTCACCGATCCCGACGCGACGATCGCCTTCTTCAACCTGCTGGGCCTCGAGGAGGTGAAGCGCACCGAAAGCGAGAAGGGCCGCTTCACGCTGATCTTCCTGGCGGCGCCCGGGCAGAAGGACGTGGCGGAGGTGGAACTCACCTACAACTGGCCGCCGGAGGACGGCAGCCCGGCGGAGCAGTACACCGGCGGGCGCAATTTCGGCCATCTCGCCTATCGCGTCGCGAATGTGTACGAGACATGCCAGCGCCTGATGGACGCCGGCCACACGATCAACCGCCCCCCGCGCGATGGGCACATGGCCTTTGCCCGCACGCCCGACGGCATCTCCATCGAGATCCTGCAGGAAGGCGAGCACCTGGCGCCGGCCGAACCGTGGGCCTCCATGCCCAACACCGGCGAATGGTGA
- a CDS encoding TorF family putative porin, with protein MFLRGLAASTFLAATALVALPAHAQDAVDPPSDLTVSGSVALVSDYRFRGVSQTDENMAVQGGITVAHASGAYVGTWASNLAGWGTFGGANMELDLFAGYAVPLGDSGVTLDAGLTWYMYPGGADDTDFAEPYVKLSTDYGPVSALVGVAYAPKQEALGNFSATPYSRGQKEDNLYIWTDLSTGIPNSPFTAKAHAGYSNGNPGLGPNGTSVAPTGEYIDWMLGLDAAVGPLTLGVAYTDTNLQYDDYDYLLPNFSNTEDGSNIAGAQVVFSVSAGF; from the coding sequence ATGTTTCTTCGCGGCCTCGCCGCTTCCACCTTCCTCGCCGCGACCGCGCTGGTGGCGCTGCCCGCTCACGCGCAGGATGCCGTCGATCCGCCGAGCGACCTGACCGTCAGCGGTTCCGTCGCTTTGGTCTCCGACTACCGCTTCCGCGGCGTGTCGCAGACGGACGAGAACATGGCGGTGCAGGGCGGCATCACCGTGGCGCATGCGTCCGGCGCCTATGTCGGCACCTGGGCGTCCAACCTGGCGGGCTGGGGCACGTTCGGCGGCGCCAACATGGAACTGGACCTGTTCGCCGGCTACGCCGTGCCGCTGGGCGACAGCGGCGTGACGCTGGACGCGGGCCTGACCTGGTACATGTATCCGGGCGGCGCCGACGACACCGACTTCGCCGAACCCTACGTCAAGCTGTCGACCGACTATGGTCCGGTCTCCGCCCTGGTGGGTGTCGCCTATGCCCCCAAGCAGGAGGCGCTGGGCAACTTCTCCGCCACGCCGTACAGCCGCGGCCAGAAGGAGGATAACCTCTACATCTGGACCGACCTTTCCACCGGCATCCCCAACTCGCCGTTCACGGCGAAGGCCCATGCTGGCTATTCCAACGGCAATCCCGGCCTTGGCCCCAACGGCACCAGCGTGGCGCCGACCGGCGAATACATCGACTGGATGCTGGGCCTCGACGCCGCGGTCGGCCCGCTGACGCTGGGTGTCGCCTACACCGACACCAACCTTCAGTATGACGATTACGATTACCTGCTGCCCAATTTCTCCAACACGGAAGACGGCAGCAACATCGCGGGCGCGCAGGTCGTGTTCTCGGTATCCGCCGGCTTCTGA
- a CDS encoding metallophosphoesterase family protein has product MFASLKQIFARPAPADLPAIPAGQRVYAIGDVHGRLDLLDALLATIAADEAGSAPAETTLVFLGDLIDRGPDSAGVIARVRDLQRRRDVRVLGGNHEEMFLASLQDTEVFRSLLKFGGKETAWSFGVDHAAFRAAEMEEAQAMVRAAVPADVVAWLQALEDMVAIGDYLFVHAGINPAVPLAEQSPRDLRWIREPFLSYAAAHPLMVVHGHTISEEPEERANRIGIDTGAYRTGRLTALRLEGSDRRFLQASEQTIGDTAVVSVAP; this is encoded by the coding sequence ATGTTCGCATCCCTGAAGCAGATCTTCGCCCGTCCCGCTCCGGCCGACCTGCCCGCCATTCCAGCGGGCCAGCGGGTCTATGCCATCGGCGACGTCCATGGCCGGCTCGACCTGCTGGACGCGCTGCTGGCGACCATCGCGGCGGACGAGGCCGGATCCGCGCCGGCGGAGACCACGCTGGTGTTCCTGGGCGACCTGATCGACCGCGGCCCCGACAGTGCCGGGGTGATCGCCCGCGTGCGCGACCTGCAGCGTCGGCGCGACGTGCGCGTGCTGGGCGGCAATCACGAGGAGATGTTCCTCGCCAGCCTGCAGGATACGGAGGTGTTCCGCTCCCTGCTGAAGTTCGGCGGCAAGGAAACCGCGTGGAGCTTCGGCGTGGACCACGCGGCGTTCCGGGCGGCGGAGATGGAGGAGGCGCAGGCGATGGTGCGGGCGGCGGTGCCGGCCGACGTGGTCGCGTGGCTGCAGGCGCTGGAGGACATGGTGGCGATCGGCGACTACCTGTTCGTCCATGCCGGCATCAATCCGGCGGTGCCGCTGGCGGAACAGTCGCCGCGCGACCTGCGCTGGATCCGCGAACCTTTCCTGTCGTACGCTGCCGCGCACCCGCTGATGGTGGTTCACGGCCATACGATCAGCGAAGAGCCGGAGGAGCGGGCCAACCGGATCGGAATCGATACCGGCGCCTACCGTACCGGCCGGTTAACGGCGCTGAGGTTAGAGGGGTCGGACCGCCGGTTCCTGCAAGCGAGCGAGCAAACGATCGGCGATACAGCGGTCGTATCAGTCGCACCATGA